The proteins below come from a single Ochotona princeps isolate mOchPri1 chromosome 6, mOchPri1.hap1, whole genome shotgun sequence genomic window:
- the CTXND1 gene encoding cortexin domain-containing 1 protein: MEEATPEPAYVDVDKGLTLACFVFLCLFLVVMIIRCAKVIMDPYSAIPTSTWEEQHLDD, encoded by the coding sequence ATGGAGGAGGCCACGCCAGAGCCCGCCTACGTGGACGTGGACAAGGGGCTGACCCTGGCCTGCTtcgtcttcctctgtctcttcctggttGTGATGATCATTCGCTGTGCCAAGGTCATCATGGACCCCTACAGCGCCATCCCCACATCCACCTGGGAGGAGCAGCACCTAGATGACTGA